The genomic DNA CCCGCGTGAGTGTCTGCTGGACCGGGAAGTAAAGAATGGTCTGGGCCTTGGGCTCCCTGTCGATATAAGCTTCCTTGATCATTCCTTTCGGAGTGAAGAAGAGTGAGATGAGAGGGGAAAGCCCGTTTTCATTACGCTGAGATTTCAGGAAAGTTGTTTTGATCATGTACTTCCGAATCAAAATGCACTTTTCGAACTTGTCCGGAGCCAGTATGTCCGGGCCATGCTCCTGACGCGCATACCAAAGACCGTACTTCCCAAACGACTCTCGCTGCGACTCGCCCGTGGCCAGCACCTCGGAAATGAGTTCGTGATCCAAGGCAAAAAGCTGCAACGACTCACAGAACTGTACAACAGGCCAATAGTCACCACGCTCCTTTACGGCCAGCGCCACGAGCTGGTTCCGGTCATCGATGCGGCCATAAAGCTGGCGCCCATTTTTTGATCAGGAATAGAAGTGGATCTTGTCCAGAGGGTGAGTATTTTTTCCAATCGATATCTGCGATGCGCCTCATACAGTACCGATTGGGCTGTCCGATGCCTTCACCGCCGTCAAACTCTGTCGCTGGTTTCGTTTTTTCCGCGGCGAAAAGCGGCTGATCTTCTACTGCGAAATAGCTCGGCCCCAAATCGTCGACAGTGAACTTCAGTTTACGGTAGGGGAACGGCTTCCCTTTGTGCGGCGACCCCATTTCGGAATGCCGCCTGACTCTGGCGGTGACTACCGGTGGCACTTCCTGCGACGGCTCCGCACGCAAGGGTTCAACGAATCCATCTTGGGCTGAGCGAGACTTGGCTGCGTTGGATTTCTTGTCGTTCATGTAGGCAAAACGAATGGCAGTGAGCGCTGGTCAGGCGTTGAGGAGGGAGGCAACTTTGCTGGCATCAGCATCCGTCGACTTCATCAGCATGTACTCCATGCCGCTGGCGACGGCGATTTGGTTGGCGAAGTCTTTCTTGGCTTGCACCACGGCATCGTCGATTTGGTAGTCGGCCTTCACTTCGACGATGACGTACTTGGTACTGCCATCATCCTCGACACGCTCGAACAAGAAGTCCGGGTAATAGCTACGGACAGTGTGGCTAACCGGGTCGATGTACTGGATGAAGAAGTCGGACTGCCCGTGGGTCAACATGCCGGTGAAATACACCTTCTTGACCTTGTTGCTGCGGATCAGCTCCCAAAACACCTTCTGCTCGGAGCCAGAGTCGAAACAGTAGGCATCCAGATGGAAGCTCTTGCCCTTGAACTCGTCGGTGACGTTGCTGTCGGCTTGCCGCACAATCTTGTCCTTAGCGGCATTGACCTCATAGTAGCCCTGTGGTGGCAGCTTGATGAGCTCCACCTCGTGCTCCTCGGTTTCCTTTGTTTCGTCCAAGTCGTAGAGCAGCTTGAACAGACGCGGGATGATCTCGTCGTAGAGCAGCTCGTTGAACTCGTTGGTGATGGCGACTAGCTCCTCAGTGCCTTCCTTGGTGGAATCCAGCAGGTCTTCCACATCCAACGGATTGCGGTTGAGGTAGCGAGCAATCTCCGCTACCAAGGTTAGCCGCGAGAACTCGCGCTTCTGGCGGCGGTTGGTCAGGTCGCGGGTTTCGATGTTGCCGGACTGCATGGCATCTTCGAGACTCAGACCCTCCTGCCGAATCTCCAACAGGTGGTATTTCTCAGTCAGATCTTTCCAGGCTTCTGCCTCCGACCGATCCATGCCTAGGGCGACGCCATGCGTTAGCGCCTTCTCAGTAACGTTGAACTGCTTGCGTACGCGCACCAGCTTGATCTGTACCGGCGGAAGCACAACCTTGATCTTCACGCACTCCTTGTTGGTGTCCTTCTTCTGCAATTCGTCGGCGCTGACGCGGAAGTTCTGCAGCAGCTCTTCGTTGAGAATATTCAGGTTGTCCTTGGAGAGGAAGACGTGGCCGGTGTATTGGGCCTGACCGATTTGGCGAAGACAGCGCATGGTGGCTTGCAGAACGAAGACCTTGGACTTCGGTTGACGGAACAATCCGACGCCGAACAGGGAACGGCAGTTCCAGCCTTCGCGGCCTTTGTTTACTAGCAAGATGAACTGCTTCTCGGAGCCTTCGGTGTCAAGTCTGTTGAACTCACGGATGTCGTCGTTTGAGGTGATCTTGTCGTCACCCACATTGACTAGGATGCGTGAGGTGGGGATGCCGTGCTTGATGAGCGCGGCCTCAACGGCAGGCTTCAGCTCGGCGGTCAGCTCGTCCACGGTGGCGGCGAAGAAGGCTAGTTTTGGGCGTAGGCCTTCGGGATTCAGGTCGGTGGTTTGCTTGAGAAACTCCTCTATGGCGATGTCCACGAACTCGTCGGTACGAGTGTTGGTGTAGCCGTGCAGTTCGACATTCTTCAGAAATCCTTTGTCTATGGCTTTCTTCAGGCCATAGGCATACACCACTTCCGGCAGCACTTCGCGTCCGACATAGGGCGTGCCGGTGTAGTTGAAGCAGGCCACGACGTGCGTGCCGGTGTTCTTCAGACTCTTGGCCAGCTCGTCGATCGTGGTGCGTAGGCTGGTGTCGGTTTCCTTCTGACCAACGCCCATGTCCTTGGCCAGGCTCTTGCCAAAGGCGTGGTGGGCCTCGTCCACATAGACGCCCAATTGCTCCAGCCGGCGAAGCTTCTCGAAACGCTGGTTGGTGGTCAGGTCGGCCTCGTCCTCGGGCTGGTCGAAGCCGTAGAGGTCGGCGTTATCGTCGTACACGGTAGACGGCGCGAGGACTTCCGCCGTAGCCCCGAACAGCTTATCGGTGGCATTCTTGTCCTTGTGCTGGCGCTTGAGAATGATCTTCTGTGTGTTGGAGACGATGATGTTGAACTTGGACTTGTCCATCGTGTCCAGCGAGGTGCCGGCTTCTTCCAGGTAGTGGAAGTGCAGGTTCACTGTCATCCACGCAACGTACTCCGGCGGCACAACCAGCGACAGGTCGAACCCTTCGATCTCCTTCAGCGATTGCAGCACCGTCTTGTCCGGGGCAAACACCAGTGCGTTGTGGCAGAAGTGGGCGTCCTTCGGGAATTTGTTGGCGAGCAGGAACTCGTAGAAGATGCACGTCGCCATCAGAATGGTTTTCCCCGTGCCCATTGTCAGAGCGAAGATATAGTTGGGGTACATCCGGCTGTTCTTGCGCATCCGGTCAAACAGGGTCTTGTACGAGGTCAGCTCCAGTTCATCCGAGTCGCCGAACTGGAACATCTCCTGCCCAGCAGTACCACGGAACGAGCCGAACAGGCGGCCTTCAAACTTGCCGCTGCGCTCATACCACGCCTTGAAGATTTCCTCGACCTTGGCGTTGCCCAGGAACTCTTTCAGGAGGACGTAGGTTTCCAAGGCTTCGAACTGCGGTTGGCGCAGGAAGGCCTTGGGGTTCTTCTCCGGGTCGTTGTGGTCGAGGAACTTGCGGGTCAGCTCGCGATAGTTCTGGCGGATCTTGCCCTTGTTGGCTTGGTAGAACTGCCACAGGAAACGGAAGAACGCGAAGTCGAGCGAGGCGGCCACGCTCGTCGTGGTTTCCTTGGCCTTGCGCGTGCCTTTAGCCATTGTCGATGCTTCCTTCCCACGATTCGGACAGCAGGTCGGTGATCTTCACGCGGATGGTGCCCGCGTCGGCCGGCACTTTGTACTTGCCGGAGGCGAGCTCGTTCTTGTCCGGGATATCTACCTCAGCCGGTTGCAGCACCGCGCCGTCGTAGTTCCAGTCGATCAGCACGGATTCGACCAGCTCGCGCCAGTCGCCGGTCGATTCCTTCTGCAAGGACAGCTTTTGCAGCAAGTTCATCGGGTAAAACTTCTCGATGACCAGCTCGCCGTTCTTGATGATGACCTTGGCTTCGGAATCGCGCTTGAACTCAAGGTTGGACTTGTCGCGCAGGATGTCCACCACTTGCACGTCGATCATGTAGGGCTTGGCGGCCAGCACCAGTTGCGCGGCCAGGTCGGGCTCGTGACCCATACAGACCAGCGTGACCTTTTCGACCGGGCGCGTGGGTGCTTCGGCCTTGCGACGTTCCCAGGCCTTGTAGTCGAAGCCGGCGATCAGCTCGTTTAGATCGGCGCGGGTGGCGATACGGTTGACCGGCATGATCTTGATCATGCGGCCGTCCTTCTCGCCGTCGAACACTGTGCTGAACTCAAGCTTCTGAATCTCAAGTGCCTCGATCAAAAGGTCTATCGCTTGAGCGGGGTTGCGAAAAACGTCGTAGTGATTGACGTTGTAGACCTCAAATCCTGCTTGCGAGAACTCATCTTCATCAATGGAGTGCTGTTGACTCTCTTCCTGAACTCTAAGAAGCCGTGCGGATGCCGTTTGAATGGAGCCGAGGTTGATATCTGCACCGATGAACCTTCTGCCCAGCTTCTTGGCAACGGCTTGTGTGGTCCCCGACCCCATAAAGCAATCAAAAACAAGCGCGCCCGGCTTAGTGGAGGCTGAGATTAGCTTGTAAAGGAGCTGCTCTGGCTTTTGAGTCGGGTAGTCAGTTCGGTTGTCTGAGGATTGATTTTCAATGTCAATGAAAAAATAGTCGTTAGCTACTTTGCCCTCACGCAAGTAGTCCCGAACTACCAATTCCGGATGCGAAATTTCCCAATTTTGGTCAACATCCTTGGCGCCCTTAATTGGGCTTTCTTTGAGAAATCGACCGTTTAGCCGATATTTTCCGTTCTCGTCTTCCAGCCTATATTTCTTAATGGTGGCCTCGGACAGAGGCTCAATCACCATCCCATCATCCCAGTTATAGACTGGGTCTTTCCTCTTCTTGTAGAAATGAATGTCGTGATGACTACGCTTCCACGAAGTTTTAATTGAGCTTCTGGTTCCAAACATCCAAACGATTGAATTGAGGAAGTTGTCCTTCCCAAA from Stenotrophomonas sp. 169 includes the following:
- a CDS encoding site-specific DNA-methyltransferase, with the protein product MSKITTTEQGNLGLGTPDGGTNVEKYEFEPIKGYPMLNWRGKRPFTATQFYPAQLKEVHGEEVDGWRNKIFWGDNLQVMGHLLKQFRGKVDLIYIDPPFDSKADYRKKIKVRKKDVESSNTTFEEKQYTDIWSNDEYLQFMFERLILLRELLSEEGAIYLHCDYRKSHELRCLLDEVFGKDNFLNSIVWMFGTRSSIKTSWKRSHHDIHFYKKRKDPVYNWDDGMVIEPLSEATIKKYRLEDENGKYRLNGRFLKESPIKGAKDVDQNWEISHPELVVRDYLREGKVANDYFFIDIENQSSDNRTDYPTQKPEQLLYKLISASTKPGALVFDCFMGSGTTQAVAKKLGRRFIGADINLGSIQTASARLLRVQEESQQHSIDEDEFSQAGFEVYNVNHYDVFRNPAQAIDLLIEALEIQKLEFSTVFDGEKDGRMIKIMPVNRIATRADLNELIAGFDYKAWERRKAEAPTRPVEKVTLVCMGHEPDLAAQLVLAAKPYMIDVQVVDILRDKSNLEFKRDSEAKVIIKNGELVIEKFYPMNLLQKLSLQKESTGDWRELVESVLIDWNYDGAVLQPAEVDIPDKNELASGKYKVPADAGTIRVKITDLLSESWEGSIDNG
- a CDS encoding TnsA endonuclease N-terminal domain-containing protein — its product is MAKGTRKAKETTTSVAASLDFAFFRFLWQFYQANKGKIRQNYRELTRKFLDHNDPEKNPKAFLRQPQFEALETYVLLKEFLGNAKVEEIFKAWYERSGKFEGRLFGSFRGTAGQEMFQFGDSDELELTSYKTLFDRMRKNSRMYPNYIFALTMGTGKTILMATCIFYEFLLANKFPKDAHFCHNALVFAPDKTVLQSLKEIEGFDLSLVVPPEYVAWMTVNLHFHYLEEAGTSLDTMDKSKFNIIVSNTQKIILKRQHKDKNATDKLFGATAEVLAPSTVYDDNADLYGFDQPEDEADLTTNQRFEKLRRLEQLGVYVDEAHHAFGKSLAKDMGVGQKETDTSLRTTIDELAKSLKNTGTHVVACFNYTGTPYVGREVLPEVVYAYGLKKAIDKGFLKNVELHGYTNTRTDEFVDIAIEEFLKQTTDLNPEGLRPKLAFFAATVDELTAELKPAVEAALIKHGIPTSRILVNVGDDKITSNDDIREFNRLDTEGSEKQFILLVNKGREGWNCRSLFGVGLFRQPKSKVFVLQATMRCLRQIGQAQYTGHVFLSKDNLNILNEELLQNFRVSADELQKKDTNKECVKIKVVLPPVQIKLVRVRKQFNVTEKALTHGVALGMDRSEAEAWKDLTEKYHLLEIRQEGLSLEDAMQSGNIETRDLTNRRQKREFSRLTLVAEIARYLNRNPLDVEDLLDSTKEGTEELVAITNEFNELLYDEIIPRLFKLLYDLDETKETEEHEVELIKLPPQGYYEVNAAKDKIVRQADSNVTDEFKGKSFHLDAYCFDSGSEQKVFWELIRSNKVKKVYFTGMLTHGQSDFFIQYIDPVSHTVRSYYPDFLFERVEDDGSTKYVIVEVKADYQIDDAVVQAKKDFANQIAVASGMEYMLMKSTDADASKVASLLNA